In Hyperolius riggenbachi isolate aHypRig1 chromosome 10, aHypRig1.pri, whole genome shotgun sequence, a genomic segment contains:
- the LOC137536807 gene encoding zinc finger protein 157-like has product MDNTEVSVPHTFSLMPYGHDVVRKRGKVAANTQGDTGECPFTCSCGKGLAEKGTLTIHKRVHTGEQPFSCSDCWKCFRVKGHLLAHQRIHTDERPFSCSECGKGFPLKQELNAHQRTHNGEQPFSCSQCGKCFMKKKTFTDIRKFTRGKSFVMLRVWESLCSERSPPFTPEKSQRESTWERPFPCSECGKCFAVKRNLLTHQRIHTSQRPFVCLECGKSFSHIHNFNIYQRTHTREFLFSYSQCGKCFNKKDSFLKHQRIHTGDGEALSPLLQNPTPKSCTMLTGMAGMVELYAG; this is encoded by the exons ATGGACATGatgttgtgagaaaacgcggaaaagtagccgccaatactcaag GAGACACAGGCGAGTGTCCATTCACGTGCTCATGTGGGAAAGGTTTAGCAGAGAAAGGAACGCTCACCATACACAAGCGAGTTCACACAGGCGAGCAGCCTTTTTCTTGTTCAGACTGTTGGAAATGCTTTAGGGTGAAAGGACATCTTCTCGcacaccagagaattcacacagatGAACGTCCGttttcttgttcagagtgtggcaaAGGCTTTCCACTTAAACAAGAGCTCAACGCCCATCAGAGGACCCACAATGGTGAGCAGCCTTTCTCGTGTTcacagtgtgggaaatgtttcatgaAGAAGAAAACCTTCACAGACATCAGAAAATTCACACGGGGAAAGTCATTTgtcatgctcagagtgtgggaaagcctTTGTTCAGAAAGAAGTCCTCCTTttacaccagagaagtcacagaG AGAATCCACATGGGAGCGGCCTtttccatgttcagagtgtgggaaatgcttcgcTGTGAAAAGAAACCTTCTTAcacaccagagaattcacaccAGTCAGCGTCCTTTTGTGTGTTTAGAGTGCGGAAAAAGCTTTTCACATATACACAATTTCAACATCTACCAGAGAACGCACACAAGGGAGTTTCTCTTTTCATATTcacagtgtgggaaatgttttaataaGAAAGACAGCTTTCTGAAACACCAGAGGATTCACACAG GAGATGGGGAGGCTTTGTCTCCACTCTTACAGAACCCCACACCTAAATCATGTACCATGTTGACTGGTATGGCTGGTATGGTGGAGCTCTATGCAGGATGA